ATCCATTGTAGGTTAAGTCCCCTAGCTGATTGCTTTTCTAATTTCTATAGTAGTTGTGAAGTAGAAAAAGTGCATGCAATGCTAGATTCAATGGACATAGACACCAAGCTTTGAAAATTATTACAAGACTCGCATGTGGATAGAAAGAACAAAAACCCCCTCCCTTTACGCTACTTAACTAAGAAAAttacaccatgtttggtttggtgtattggcatagccaatacatccctaatcggtgggccccacctaatgCGGCTGTACTCCATcgtttggtttgatgtattgcTAATACGGGTGTAATCCTTTACCTTTCTAATCGGTGAAAACCACTGATTTCTAATCCCTTCCTTGAGCTCAGTTTAGGCGCTGCTTCAGTTTtggtccctgttttaccctccccatTCCCGCTTCTGTTTTACCCAAAATCCACGTCTTCTGTTTCTTCCTTCTAGCTTTCTTCTCCACTCTCATCGCcttttctccttctcttttttaCCTCTCTTTTTTATATAGGTTTTTTCACGTGTGGTGGGCATGGCATGGCACTGGTATTTTATTATCTCTCTCCATTTCTAGATCCCCAACACAACTCAAACCTCGACCAACTCTTCGAATAATTTCGAAGGAGCTAACATTCGCTTCCGAGACGCCGACGACAAGGAAATCGCCAGCAACAGCTCCAATCTCGATGATTCAATCATCGCCGTTGACAAAGCTAGTGAATATGTTTCTATGGGAGAGCCCGACATTTCGTTTTTCGGTTGCGACGGCGAAGATGATAAAACCAGTGCTGATTATTACTTCGATTCTTACTCTCACTTCGGTATATTTTCTGCTTCTCATCCTCTTTTCCAAGAttcaattttgaagtttttttactgatttttctTGTTGATTAGAAAACAATGAGAATGTGAGGATTTCTTAGTGTTGCCTTTCACATTTTTGTGAAGAAGGTTCGAATGTGAGAAGAAAGTTTCTATCTTCGCAAAAGTTAGAGCTTGTTGAGTTCAATAGTTTATTTATATCTAAGTAATTTGTGGTTCACTGGTTGCATGTTTATGGGGCTAGCATGTTGGTATTAGGTAGGGCATTGGGTTCGCTGATGTTTCAAGTTATACATTCTTGTATTTATCTCCAGTGAGCACTTTCCTCTAAATCTTTGTCCCCTCTTTTGTGTATGTGCAGGTATTCATGAAGTAAGTGTGCAACAACTTGGACATTTGAATCTTGTTTCGTTTTTGTCGACTTATTTATGGAATGGTTCTGCTTCAGTCACCATTATTTTGTGATCTATTGGGTGCCGAATATCTATGATTGGAGGGTTGGTTGTAATTTTTCTGTTTGTTTAAGCTCATACATGAATTAATGCATCACAGTTACTATCCAAAAACTGTcttctttttttaacttaatcttttacttaaatttctGGAAATGATTTCTGCGTTTGTTTTCTTGGTTTCAGTAGAAGACTTTGATACGGTTGCGtaactttttcatttcttctttttttgtgaaATGTTTTTCCTCTGTGTTAACCTGCTATTCCTTGTATTTCAGGAAATGCTTAAAGATGTAGTGCGAACCAAGACATATCAAAATGTTATTTATCGGAATAAGTTTCTATTCCAGAACAAAGTAGTTCTTGACGTGGGAGCTGGGACTGGAATTTTGTCCCTGTTTTGTGCAAAAGCAGGGGCGGCACATGTTTATGCTGTATGACTTCCAGTTTACATCTTCCTTCTGTTTCTGTTTTATGTGTTGTTAATAATCTGTCTGACCAAATTCTTACACTCCTGGCGTCTATCTCTTATTTGTCAAATGCTGTTCATATTTTTCCCTTTCCTAGGTTGAATGCTCCCATATGGCTGACATGGCTAAACAAATTGTTGAAACAAATGGCTTGCCTGATGGtgaagtttttaaaattgttgTGTCTTCTTGTATTGCTTCGTGTGGTTGGGGGCAGCTAGCTACTTTGTTAGTTAAATTCTCTGTTGCATGCTATGATTTGCAGAAAGTAGCTTAGATTCCTGCTATAACTGTTAATTGATTGAGAATTTAACTCCATCATCATGTCAAGCTCTCTTGAGCAGTTTACTTCCTTATTATTTCGTGTGGTGAACGGGCTGggccttttaaatttatttttactcttGCTCATCAAAGCAAAACTTTTGTTGGGTTCTTATAAGCTACATTCTTTACAATCAAAGTTCTTATTCCTTCACCCGTGTCAGGTTGATGATGGAGTTGTGCTACCAGATGAAGCTTCTCTTTACTTGACAGCAATTGAGGATGCCGAGTACAAAGACGACAAGATCGAATGTGAGTATAACAGACTACTAAATTGATATAAATCTAGgtattcatgttcatatgtatttgTATAACTTTCAACGAGTTTTTCTATTGTGTTTCATTGCAATTCAACTTTTTGTATTCTTATATATACCCCATCTTTTCTACATGGCATCATCTTGCTACAGTTTGGAATAATGTTTATGGCTTTGACATGAGTTGTATAAAAAAGCAAGCTATGATGGAACCTCTTGTTGACACGGTTGACCAGAaacaaattgtaacaaattgcCACCTTCTCAAGGTGAGAAAATACACAAGCATATTcctgtatgtatgtatatatcatTGGGTATCTATATATATGAACACTTATtggaaattattttacaaaataatgtgTTTGGAGTACAactgaattatttattttggttttctggTTTCAGACAATGGATATTTCTAAGATGGTTCTTGGGGACGCTTCTTTCACTGTACCTTTCAAGCTTATTGCAGAGCGTGATGATTACATCCATGCTTTCGTTGCATATTTTGATGTTTCGTTTACCAAATGCCACAAATTGATGGGTTTCTCTACAGGTTTGTATCTACATCAAAATTCTCCATCCTTTGTCCTTTCCATTTTATCTACGAATAGAAATCAGCAAGCCAGCCTAGAAGAACTTTGCCTTGGCTAATGGCAAATACAAAATGCAGGACCAAGATCGCGAGCTACCCATTGGAAGCAAACAGTCCTATATCTAGAGGATGTGTTAACCATCTGTGAAGGGGAGACAATAATTGAGAGCATGACTGTTGCACCAAACAAGAAGAATCCCCGAGACGTTGATATAATGGTTAAATATTCATTGAGCGGACGACGTTGTGTGGTTTCAAGAGTTCAATTCTATAAGATGCGCTGATTTTGTTGCAGAGTATTTCATCACCACTACTTGCTGTAGGATACCTTGTTTGCATGTTCCTCAAATGTTTCaccaacatttttttaattcattttctactTTCTTTTTTCTCGAAAGGTTTTCCCTGAGAAAGAAAAACACATAAGATGCATGTACTTCATTAACTCAATCCAACTGTTTTCTTCTCATGTATGCTTCATATTGAGTCTTGTGTTTTGTGCTGATGTGAGGGAGCATATATACAAATGACATTGGATGTATTACATAGGACTAAATAGATTTTGAGCTTTGACAAGCTGCTTATAAGCattgtttcttatagaagaaacacattattggagaaagcttttgaatctcccaactattggatttgggtttctttttgacaatttgtttattgtgcttttgtttagatgatgagaaaggaaagtcaagaattatatttactcgttaagttaaatgaagatatttgtaatttaaaaaataaaaattcaatataaatttaaaataagagtttaactaaaaaataagagttagtggcaaaaattaataaaatttaaattttagtggtaaaattcaataacataaaaattaagttacaaatttactcattttttaaaaaaataacggcaaatataaataaaaataaagtacagtgacaaatttcaatatttatctatagtatgatgataaattatatatttttattaacttatatttaataataattatgttaaattatattttatagtattatatattatgattttagaaaattcatataagaatatttaatattaagaattttattaaatcatatattttaattaaaatatatttaatattaattatttcaaattatattttatagtatcatatattatgatttgagtaaattcatataagaatattgattattaagaattttattataaattatatattttaattaaaatatatttaataataattatgttaaaatatgattaaattatttattactgataataataatcttattaaaatttaaataacaataacaataatcatttaccaaaacaattttatgctaagggtattctagtcattttagttttttccattatgctattacacctctatcccattcaaccaaacacaagattactattacgcctctattccattacattcaaccaaacagtggattagctattatacctctaatccaatacacctctaatcccaatacacctctaatccaatacagcgaaccaaacgcacccttagTGTTTCTCATCTTTTTGCTTTAGTCAAAATTTTTAATCACTGATCATAGTCTTCTTTAAACCACTTTTGAAATTGCACACTGATTTGCAAGTGTTACATTTTTGTCAAAGCTGGTATTGTAACAcatgtttgaataaaatttttaaataatttataatagaaTTAATAATTTTGTTATCACGAAAGatcttattcaaaaaataaatttactaaacAACTTTCTCAATACACCTAATGATTTAAGCAACAAATACCATAATGTAAATACAGCCTTAGTGGTATAGAATTGTTTGCACTTTCTCTCCTCAAATATTCCCACGTTCAAAAATAGCTCTCTCCAATGAAACTTAAGATATAAAAGATAAACTATCCCATATTGTCCTGAAATGGACCGAATAAAGCTTTATAAAACTAACGCAAAAATAAGTAAGTTGACcaccttaatttattatttatatcatattaatttaattaattataaataaaataatcatttaattagtgataatataaatttttattatttacctcattattaatttaaattaaataaagaaaaacaattaCAATTATGCGATGTCATCATTTTCTACATATAGTAATTTTGGTTTATCACAAACCACTTTGTAATTGATTTAAAAGTTCTTCATTTAATACAATTGTCATGTGTGAGTTTTTTAGTTCCACTATATTTTATTAACATAAGGATGTAATACAAAATATCATGTTTCCCAAGATTTGAACATGTTTGAAACATGTAAAACACTGTTAAGCCAAATGGAAAAACAACACCGACGACTAAACTATTCTATTTCCAATAAAGCTTTGGTACTGACTGTCGGTTTCACATTACTTTTCAATTACACCTATTTAAAACAATCTCCCAAAAGTTATTATTAAGAATGACTTTTTATGCATATGTTCTCTATTAGAATATGATTAACggataaaaaaatatgattacAATCATAATTTCAGTGGTGGGGTAAAGGAAGGAGATAAATAGTGTTTTTGATCtctcaaaaattgaaattttctatCTTCCACTtcttaaatttgataaatttatatattaatatataataaatttatagttTAACCCCAAATAATaaggataaaattttattttcgtttgacttgaattttatttattttttactccACTCCTATTAAATAGGTTTTTTTAAGGtataatttgttattattttgtataATGTGAATTAATTAGTTTGATAATGTGAATTTGTCATTATTTTATATAAAGTAGAAGTTAAAATCCAACAAAATATTACCAACAAAGACTAATTAAGGAACAAATAAAGCAAACTAGAACTCGAGACACTTTGcgagtgaatatatatatatttaaaataaaaatagaaaaaaacaacatgatgtttgtaaagaaaaaaacaaatacaattaaaaattttgaaaggaatgattttataaaggGAGTGAAAATAGGAATAAAAATAAGAGTtgtggataaataaaaaataattttttaattgaaccgATGAACTAATGATTTGATTAATTCGACCACTGAtctgatttaa
This window of the Gossypium hirsutum isolate 1008001.06 chromosome A09, Gossypium_hirsutum_v2.1, whole genome shotgun sequence genome carries:
- the LOC107944224 gene encoding protein arginine N-methyltransferase 1.1-like, which codes for MRLYSIVWFDIPNTTQTSTNSSNNFEGANIRFRDADDKEIASNSSNLDDSIIAVDKASEYVSMGEPDISFFGCDGEDDKTSADYYFDSYSHFGIHEEMLKDVVRTKTYQNVIYRNKFLFQNKVVLDVGAGTGILSLFCAKAGAAHVYAVECSHMADMAKQIVETNGLPDGEVFKIVVSSCIASCGWGQLATLLVKFSVACYDLQKFTSLLFRVVNGLGLLNLFLLLLIKAKLLLGSYKLHSLQSKFLFLHPCQVDDGVVLPDEASLYLTAIEDAEYKDDKIEFWNNVYGFDMSCIKKQAMMEPLVDTVDQKQIVTNCHLLKTMDISKMVLGDASFTVPFKLIAERDDYIHAFVAYFDVSFTKCHKLMGFSTGPRSRATHWKQTVLYLEDVLTICEGETIIESMTVAPNKKNPRDVDIMVKYSLSGRRCVVSRVQFYKMR